A genomic stretch from Penaeus vannamei isolate JL-2024 chromosome 6, ASM4276789v1, whole genome shotgun sequence includes:
- the LOC113815370 gene encoding uncharacterized PE-PGRS family protein PE_PGRS54 isoform X36, with protein sequence MEGSSRVLLSLLVAGLAVLPHLVNARSPTPNIHICHSLTCPEQDAFYAHPTFCTDYVHCVAGVPYVKKCPSNLNFNAVKGACDHPRDAHCTPFKTSCELTSPFVPGGVTDDLVTCDCEGPCIKPHPYRCDAFYHCDAAGVEHLTKCPGDLMFNAMVEQCDLPENTKCEPAPSCSCDNCRYPSSEKCSAYWLCEGGQAVQHFCSNGLLFNRDTSQCDLAINVDCSEGAWEEGAFLETACVDRRLDCPKFVKDGGCQCSGSNCDWQSFVLRNCPKSCGSCKVNKMISKRTFALEEKGLKRKHHSSKESGSKESGSKESGSKESGSKESGSKESGSKESGSKESGSKESGSKESGSKESGSKESGSKESGSKESGSKESGSKESGSKESGSKESGSKESGSKESGSKESGSKESGSNESHKPGHSHECGGNGGSGSGGGGGDGGSGGGGGDGGSGGGGGDGGSGGDGGSGGGGGSGGDGGNGGEGGNGGNNGNGGSGGGSGGGGEGGNGVGGGSGSGGGDGGNGGSGGSGGGSGGGGEGGNGGGGGSGSGGGDGGNNGNGGSGGGSGGGGEGGNGGGGGSGSGGGDGGNNGNGGSGGGSGGGGEGGNGGGGGSGSGGGDGGNGGSGGSGGGSGGGGEGGNGGGGGSGSGGGDGGNNGNGGSGGGSGGGGEGGNGGGGGSGSGGGDGGNNGNGGSGGGSGGGGEGGNGGGGGSGSGGGDGGNNGNGGSGGGSGGGGEGGNGGGGGSGSGGGDGGNNGNGGSGGGSGGGGEGGNGGGGGSGSGGGDGGNGGSGGSGGGSGGGGDEDCQDNEVDCVYWAANNDCICKPTDGDCSWQYYVSATCPKSCGTCGNGGGGGDGGNGGGGGDGGNGGGGGDGGDGGNGGSIDGCVIDCSLGKYLPHPTDCRKFIQCAPYGPEEMPCAPGTVWNQQKLTCDHEWASPCVTGSYLTPEGLPCGGGSGGDGGNGGGGGDGGNGGGGGDGGDGGNGGSIDGCVIDCSLGKYLPHPTDCRKFIQCAPYGPEEMPCAPGTVWNQQKLTCDHEWASLCVTGSYLTPEGLPCGGGSGGDGGNGGGGGDGGNGGGGGDGGNGGGGGDGGNGGGGGDGGNGGGGGDGGNGGGGGDGGNGGGGGDGGDGGNGGSISGCVIDCSLGKYLPHPTDCRKFIQCAPYGPEEMPCAPGTVWNQQKLTCDHEWASPCVTGSYLTPEGLPCGGGSGGDGGNVGGGGDGGNGGGGGDGGNGGGGGDGGNGGGGEDGGNGGGGGDGGNGGGGGDGGNGGGGGDGGNGGGGGDGGNEGGGGDGGNGGGGGDGGDGGNGGSIDGCVIDCSLGKYLPHPSDCRKFIQCAPYGPEEMPCAPGTVWNQQKLTCDHEWASPCVTGSYLTPEGLPCGGGSGGDGGNGGGGGDGGNGGGGGDGGNGGGGGDGGNGGGGGDGGNGGGGGDGGNGGGGGDGGDGGNGGSIDGCVIDCSLGKYLPHPTDCRKFIQCAPYGPEEMPCAPGTVWNQQKLTCDHEWASPCVTGSYLTPEGLPCGGGSGGDGGNGGGGGDGGNGGGGGDGGNGGGGGDGGNGGGGGDGGNGGGGGDGGNGGGGGDGGNGGGSGGGDGGNGGGGGDGGNGGGGGDGGNGGGGGDGGNGGGGGDGGNGGGGGDGGNGGGGGDGGNGGGGGDGGNGGGGGDGGNGGGDGGEDCPLSCPEKEGLFPHPRDCKKWIHCSHNIPFVKKCPFHLHFNPVQRVCDWPFRAQCIAAPDADCQIPEPVLPTEPPNVKPDICDCECCLRPHPEDCTAYYYCEPNASAEFHTCSEGLVFNPQLSQCVLQVDYPQCQPEKPPTCDPTCECLYPAHSCSEYYKCNGDGIPVKYECTGGLYFNDQKHTCDLPENVSCEERRKRSEIDPVTEQHYILPEECKDLQGMYAIRDRPSSYYLCSHGVAFEMRCPDGGVFSSKAKKCILRK encoded by the exons GATCCCCGACTCCGAACATACATATCTGTCACAGCCTGACCTGCCCTGAACAGGACGCCTTCTACGCGCACCCGACCTTCTGCACAGACTACGTCCACTGCGTCGCCGGCGTCCCATATGTCAAG AAATGCCCTTCAAACCTGAACTTCAACGCTGTGAAGGGGGCGTGCGACCACCCGAGGGACGCCCACTGCACGCCCTTCAAGACGTCCTGCGAGCTGACGAGCCCTTTCGTCCCAGGAGGCGTGACAGACGACCTCGTGACGTGTGACTGCGAAGGCCCCTGCATCAAGCCGCACCCGTACCGCTGCGATGCCTTCTACCACTGCGACGCT GCGGGCGTGGAGCACCTTACGAAGTGTCCCGGAGACTTGATGTTCAACGCGATGGTTGAACAATGTGATCTGCCGGAGAACACCAAATGTGAACCGGCGCCCTCCTGTTCCTGTGACAACTGCCGGTACCCTTCGTCCGAAAAGTGCTCTGCTTACTGGCTGT GTGAGGGTGGCCAAGCAGTTCAGCATTTCTGCAGTAACGGCCTTCTCTTCAACCGTGACACGTCACAGTGCGATCTGGCCATCAATGTAGACTGTAGCGAAGGGGCCTGGGAAGAAGGTGCTTTCCTGGAGACGGCCTGCGTTGACCGACGTTTGGACTGTCCAAAGTTTGTGAAGGATGGAGGGTGTCAGTGCAGTGGAAGTAACTGCGACTGGCAGTCGTTTGTTCTTAGGAACTGTCCAAAATCCTGTGGCAGCTGCAAAGTAAACAAAATGATTAGCAAGAGGACATTTGCCTTAGAAGAAAAAGGACTTAAAAGAAAGCATCATAgtagcaaagagtctggaagcaaggagtctggaagcaaagagtctggaagcaaggaatccggaagcaaagagtctggaagcaaagagtctggaagcaaagagtctggaagcaaggaatccggaagcaaagagtctggaagcaaagagtctggaagcaaggaatccggaagcaaagagtctggaagcaaagagtctggaagcaaggaatccggaagcaaagagtctggaagcaaggagtccggaagcaaagagtctggaagcaaggagtccggaagcaaagagtctggaagcaagGAGTCCGGAAGCAAGGAGTCCGggagcaaagagtctggaagtaATGAAAGCCACAAACCAGGCCATAGTCATGaatgtggtggtaatggtggatcTGGAagcggaggaggcggtggagacggtggaagcggaggaggcggtggagacggtggaagcggaggaggcggtggagacgGTGGAAGCGGTGGAGACGGTGGAAGCGGAGGAGGCGGTGGAAGCGGAGGAGACGGTGGAAacggaggagaaggtggaaacgGTGGAAACAACGGcaatggaggaagtggaggtggatcaggaggcggaggagaaggaggcaacgGTGTAGGTGGaggcagcggaagtggaggaggagacggtggGAATGGCggcagtggaggaagtggaggtggatcaggaggcggaggagaaggaggcaacggtggaggcggaggcagcggaagtggaggaggagacggtggAAACAACGGcaatggaggaagtggaggtggatcaggaggcggaggagaaggaggcaacggtggaggtggaggcagcggaagtggagggggagacggTGGAAACAACGGCAATGGAGGAAGTGGCGGTGGatcaggaggcggaggagaaggaggcaacggtggaggcggaggcagcggaagtggaggaggagacggtggAAATGGCggcagtggaggaagtggaggtggatcaggaggcggaggagaaggaggcaacggtggaggcggaggcagcggaagtggaggaggagacggtggAAACAACGGcaatggaggaagtggaggtggatcaggaggcggaggagaaggaggcaacggtggaggcggaggcagcggaagtggaggaggagacggtggAAACAACGGcaatggaggaagtggaggtggatcaggaggcggaggagaaggaggcaacggtggaggtggaggcagcggaagtggaggaggagacggtggAAACAACGGcaatggaggaagtggaggtggatcaggaggcggaggagaaggaggcaacggtggaggcggaggcagcggaagtggaggaggagacggcGGAAACAACGGcaatggaggaagtggaggtggatcaggaggcggaggagaaggaggcaacggtggaggcggaggcagcggaagtggaggaggagacggtggAAATGGCggcagtggaggaagtggaggtggatcaggaggcggaggagatgaAGACTGTCAAGATAACGAAGTGGACTGCGTGTACTGGGCAGCAAACAATGATTGCATATGCAAGCCCACAGATGGAGACTGCTCATGGCAATACTACGTGTCTGCAACATGTCCAAAGAGCTGTGGTACTTGTGGAaacggaggtggcggtggagacggcggaaacggaggtggcggtggagacggcggaaacggaggtggcggtggagacgGTGGTGATGGAGGAAATGGTGGAAGCATTGACGGTTGCGTCATTGACTGCTCCCTCGGAAAGTATCTGCCACATCCAACTGACTGCCGCAAGTTCATCCAGTGTGCCCCGTATGGTCCCGAAGAGATGCCTTGTGCTCCTGGAACGGTCTGGAACCAACAGAAACTCACCTGTGATCACGAATGGGCTTCTCCTTGTGTGACAGGCAGCTACTTGACTCCAGAAGGTCTACCatgtggaggaggtagtg gcggagacggcggaaacggaggtggcggtggagacggcggaaacggag gtggcggtggagacgGTGGTGATGGAGGAAATGGTGGAAGCATTGACGGTTGCGTCATTGACTGCTCCCTCGGAAAGTATCTGCCACATCCAACTGACTGCCGCAAGTTCATCCAGTGTGCCCCGTATGGTCCCGAAGAGATGCCTTGTGCTCCTGGAACGGTCTGGAACCAACAGAAACTCACCTGTGATCACGAATGGGCTTCTCTTTGTGTGACAGGCAGCTACTTGACTCCAGAAGGTCTACCatgtggaggaggtagtggtggagacggcggaaacggaggtggaggcggagacgGCGGAAACGGAG gtggcggcggagacggcggaaacggaggtggcggtggagacggcggaaacggag gtggcggtggagacggcggaaacggaggtggcggtggagacggcggaaacggaggtggaggcggagacggcggaaacggag gtggcggtggagacgGTGGTGATGGAGGAAATGGTGGAAGCATCAGCGGTTGCGTCATTGACTGCTCCCTCGGAAAGTATCTGCCACATCCAACTGACTGCCGCAAGTTCATCCAGTGTGCCCCGTATGGTCCCGAAGAGATGCCTTGTGCGCCTGGAACGGTCTGGAACCAACAGAAACTCACCTGTGATCACGAATGGGCTTCTCCTTGTGTGACAGGCAGCTACTTGACTCCAGAAGGTCTACCATGTGGAGGAGGTAGTGGCGGAGACGGCGGAAATGTAGGTGGAGGCGGAGACGGCGGAAACGGAGGTGGCGGCGGAGACGGCGGAAacggaggtggcggaggagacggcggaaacggaggtggaggcgaagacggcggaaacggaggtggcggtggagacggcggaaacggag gtggcggtggagacggcggaaatggaggtggcggtggagacggcggaaacggaggtggcggtggagacgGCGGAAATGAAGGTGGCGGTGGAGACGGCGGAaacggaggtggcggtggagacgGTGGTGATGGAGGAAATGGTGGAAGCATCGACGGTTGCGTCATTGACTGCTCCCTCGGAAAGTATCTGCCACATCCATCTGACTGCCGCAAGTTCATCCAGTGTGCCCCGTATGGTCCCGAAGAGATGCCTTGTGCTCCTGGAACGGTCTGGAACCAACAGAAACTCACCTGTGATCACGAATGGGCTTCTCCTTGTGTGACAGGCAGCTACTTGACTCCAGAAGGTCTACCatgtggaggaggtagtggtggagatggcggaaatggaggtggaggcggagacggcggaaacggaggtggcggcggagacggcggaaacggaggtggcggtggagacggcggaaacggag gtggcggtggagacggcggaaacggaggtggcggtggagacggcggaaacggaggtggcggtggagacgGTGGTGATGGAGGAAATGGTGGAAGCATTGACGGTTGCGTCATTGACTGCTCCCTTGGAAAGTATCTGCCACATCCAACTGACTGCCGCAAGTTCATCCAGTGTGCCCCGTATGGTCCCGAAGAGATGCCTTGTGCTCCTGGAACGGTCTGGAACCAACAGAAACTCACCTGTGATCACGAATGGGCTTCTCCTTGTGTGACAGGCAGCTACTTGACTCCAGAAGGTCTACCatgtggaggaggtagtggtggagacggcggaaacggaggtggaggcggagacggcggaaacggaggtggcggtggagacggcggaaacggaggtggcggtggagacggcggaaacggaggtggcggtggagacggcggaaacggaggtggcggaggagacggcggaaacggaggtggtggtggagacggcggaaacggaggtggaAGTGGCGGTGGAGATggcggaaacggaggtggaggtggagacggcggaaacggaggtggcggtggagacggtggaaacggaggtggcggtggagacggcggaaacggaggtggcggtggagacggcggaaacggaggtggcggtggagacggcggaaacggaggtggcggtggagacggcggaaacggaggtggcggtggagatggcggaaatggaggtggaggtggagacggcggaaacggaggtggtgatggaggtgaagaTTGTCCATTGTCGTGTCCAGAAAAAGAAGGTCTTTTCCCTCATCCCCGGGATTGTAAGAAATGGATTCATTGTTCCCACAACATACCTTTTGTCAAGAAGTGTCCCTTCCATCTTCATTTCAATCCCGTCCAACGAGTATGTGACTGGCCATTTAGAGCCCAGTGTATTGCTGCTCCTGATGCTGACTGTCAGATTCCAGAACCTGTGCTTCCCACAGAGCCCCCTAATGTAAAACCTGACATTTGTGACTGTGAATGCTGCCTCAGACCTCATCCAGAGGATTGCACAGCCTACTATTACTGTGAG CCAAACGCAAGCGCCGAATTCCACACCTGTTCCGAAGGGCTCGTGTTCAACCCGCAGTTAAGTCAGTGTGTTCTTCAAGTAGATTATCCGCAGTGTCAGCCTGAGAAACCTCCAACATGCGACCCTACATGTGAATGTCTGTACCCTGCTCACAGCTGCTCAGAATACTACAAAT GTAATGGCGATGGCATTCCTGTTAAATATGAGTGTACAGGAGGGCTTTACTTCAACGACCAGAAACACACGTGTGACCTCCCTGAAAATGTTTCCTGTGAGGAGCGACGTAAAAGAAGTGAAATAGACCCTGTAACGGAACAACACTACATCTTAC cggAGGAGTGTAAGGATCTGCAAGGAATGTATGCCATTAGAGACAGACCAAGTTCGTATTACCTTTGCAGTCACGGCGTAGCCTTTGAAATGCGGTGTCCAGATGGCGGCGTTTTCTCAAGCAAAGCCAAGAAATGCATCTTAAGGAAGTAA